Proteins found in one Planococcus citri chromosome 2, ihPlaCitr1.1, whole genome shotgun sequence genomic segment:
- the LOC135834500 gene encoding uncharacterized protein LOC135834500 isoform X11 yields the protein MTEMVSNVHDLIYPSPATLKEIACQALVIGLWRWGVENNVLDDFIYRLDMLKNLPPNMPSSIKRMIKVCSQTFISSVKEWSAYHHQKHIFEHEDETGVVLNFYDFICDRDGFVHYISTAKRMMTCDRLSNDEKFKIACMYCFEDDIRRIWPSVSERQDLNVVEFERNPELFYWICMLRNEPERIPNPDGDPLDGFMLEMCESKHWSSIEYFWNRISPESRLSETISLSYCEDESFVRFILPKLTDQLLGSFVLERGVTLIHDLLIRWNRKFYVLPTWMYIRHKMNKNKFTDLIGLFMQTETSGSYVPEVTDYHPYSAVLEVEDWLSTENQTYSGCEIWRNSPDEWKRSTVRNILTQGHLFVRDAITRKEYREISFLLTLLSDASFQDRNDFWKQNWRNLIVDTRGKDLHRIMKLCFKDENDIAKFKETCMSDYYSISSCCIRALGLGRFEQLNDILIFCCPDTQKRMDLRQRLLWSCISNESFVLELDDFSKLELMNTFINDTFDNAEVAVDFKNRIVSFCEFRTILYKCIHWNECSPDHLIHFIGTFVSNEEVTDRLKQRTLEHVRDCLLDRYLIQFISADDLQKILVWCLGSEEEVTAFKKSVLPMSDFFADDDNWRRFTPLDVKMNDIEFCVTGFLKWYFRNPEEIGEFNRLFADRVTL from the coding sequence ATGACCGAAATGGTATCTAACGTACACGATCTCATCTATCCGAGTCCCGCAACTCTGAAAGAAATCGCCTGCCAGGCACTTGTTATCGGATTATGGCGCTGGGGAGTCGAAAATAATGTGCTTGATGATTTTATATACCGCCTAGATATGCTTAAAAATCTACCCCCCAACATGCCTTCTTCAATCAAACGCATGATCAAAGTATGCAGCCAGACATTTATCTCCTCTGTAAAAGAATGGTCGGCTtaccatcaccaaaaacatatttttgagcACGAAGATGAAACTGGCGttgtactcaatttttatgattttatatGTGATCGAGACGGCTTTGTTCATTACATTAGTACAGCAAAACGAATGATGACGTGTGATCGACTGAGTAAtgatgagaaattcaaaattgcctgtATGTATTGTTTTGAAGATGATATTAGACGGATTTGGCCTTCCGTGTCAGAGAGACAAGACTTGAATGTAGTcgaatttgaacgaaatccTGAATTGTTTTATTGGATCTGTATGCTGAGAAATGAACCGGAACGGATACCTAATCCTGACGGTGATCCACTCGACGGTTTTATGTTAGAAATGTGTGAATCTAAACATTGGTCATCtatagaatatttttggaaccgAATCAGTCCAGAAAGTCGATTGTCGGAGACCATTAGCCTATCTTATTGCGAAGATGAGTCGTTCGTCAggtttattttgccaaaattaactGATCAACTGCTCGGCAGTTTTGTGCTTGAAAGAGGTGTTACCCTGATTCATGATCTATTGATTCGTTGGAATCGTAAATTTTATGTTCTTCCAACGTGGATGTATATTAGACACAAgatgaacaaaaataaattcacagaTCTGATTGGGTTATTTATGCAAACCGAGACCAGCGGGTCGTATGTACCGGAGGTGACCGATTATCATCCATATTCTGCCGTACTCGAAGTCGAAGATTGGTTAAGCACCGAAAATCAAACGTATTCAGGCTGCGAAATATGGAGAAATTCTCCAGATGAATGGAAGCGATCAACGGTCAGAAATATTTTAACTCAAGGCCACCTGTTTGTAAGAGATGCCATCACACGTAAAGAATATAGGGAGATCAGCTTTCTGTTAACTTTGTTGTCGGATGCTTCGTTCCAAGAccgaaatgatttttggaaacagaatTGGCGTAATTTGATCGTCGACACTCGTGGAAAAGATTTGCACCGAATAATGAAACTGTGCTTCAAAGACGAAAACGATATTGCCAAGTTTAAAGAAACCTGTATGTCTGACTACTATAGTATCAGTTCGTGTTGCATTAGAGCATTGGGACTAGGACGTTTTGAACAGTTAAATGATATTTTGATCTTCTGCTGTCCTGATACACAAAAAAGAATGGATTTAAGACAGCGGTTATTATGGTCGTGTATTTCTAATGAATCTTTCGTCTTGGAACTTGATGATTTCTCTAAATTGGAACTGATGAATACGTTCATCAACGATACTTTTGACAATGCTGAAGTTGCtgtcgattttaaaaatcgtattgTATCTTTTTGTGAGTTTAGAACCATTCTGTATAAATGCATTCattggaacgaatgttctccCGATCACTTGATACATTTCATCGGTACATTTGTATCAAATGAAGAAGTTACCGATCGCTTAAAACAGCGCACTTTGGAGCATGTGAGAGATTGCCTACTCGATCGTTACCTTATCCAGTTTATCTCAGCtgatgatttacaaaaaattctagtttGGTGCTTGGGCAGTGAAGAAGAAGTTACTG